A genome region from Opitutaceae bacterium includes the following:
- a CDS encoding YraN family protein translates to MVMWTRLQNLLGLGEPLSTGAWGEQAAAGWLERECGFKILARNWRSPGDRRDELDLVALDGAMLVFVEVKTRRASARVSGYHAINRRKRAVLRRACDAFLRWLPPSQRPEHFRFDVVEVAVKTGAQRTATISHFKNAPLFRRYYRR, encoded by the coding sequence ATGGTCATGTGGACGCGACTCCAGAACCTGCTCGGCCTGGGCGAACCGCTTTCGACGGGGGCTTGGGGGGAGCAGGCTGCGGCCGGGTGGCTGGAGCGCGAATGCGGATTCAAGATCCTGGCCCGCAACTGGCGGAGCCCCGGAGACAGGCGCGACGAACTGGATCTTGTGGCGCTGGATGGGGCGATGCTGGTGTTTGTCGAGGTGAAGACCCGGCGTGCGTCGGCCCGGGTGTCAGGATACCATGCGATCAACCGAAGAAAACGCGCCGTCTTGAGAAGGGCCTGTGATGCATTCCTGCGGTGGCTCCCGCCCTCGCAGCGACCGGAGCACTTTCGGTTCGACGTTGTCGAGGTGGCGGTGAAGACGGGCGCCCAGCGAACGGCGACGATCTCCCATTTCAAGAACGCGCCGCTTTTCAGAAGGTACTACCGCCGGTGA
- a CDS encoding RHS repeat-associated core domain-containing protein: MVYSFAYDYRHRLVKYTGYWQPWPGYGYSVPGTSWRLYDGDRVALRYDTVGGYTQTAQYLWGRDLAGRHASGDGTGGLLVVWSNGIGYLPHYDGRGNIWGFSGGYSRSLSAFGEVAFYPSGLPANMPIGLLTYAHGTKEYFSDIGLYNYGRRFYDPKTGRFIGRDPIQENGGLNLYAFVRNNPINKWDDLGLKEIIELDAFTVTAARIRSNGYSAAEWYLDYGDTTVDYGSGDSSSDEGGGSSDPTPIETERNPTTKRLVEKLQQLPCDKRKQLIDRAGTAFNKWGEMIAELTQVIFGGKNEAPAVIGDIVTGKALEVFDTHIFSSSEALNSYFQSKIIEETIEEIGVIAIFMTHSSRVNSSDLPESVALSTGAPVVPIVLFNPESATVISVGVKAIEDKSGELSSYRGSYPVLSSSPGIEVTSSKEFVDAIMTGCEK; this comes from the coding sequence ATGGTCTACAGCTTTGCCTACGACTATCGGCACCGGCTCGTGAAGTACACCGGCTATTGGCAACCGTGGCCCGGTTACGGCTACAGCGTGCCAGGCACCTCATGGCGCCTCTACGATGGTGACCGTGTCGCTCTGCGGTACGACACCGTGGGAGGCTACACGCAGACCGCGCAATACCTCTGGGGAAGGGATCTGGCCGGACGGCATGCGAGCGGCGACGGCACCGGAGGCTTGCTCGTTGTGTGGTCCAATGGAATCGGCTACCTGCCGCACTATGACGGACGCGGAAACATCTGGGGCTTCAGCGGCGGCTACAGCCGAAGCCTGAGCGCCTTCGGCGAGGTGGCATTCTATCCCAGTGGCCTGCCTGCCAACATGCCGATAGGTCTCCTCACCTACGCCCACGGAACCAAGGAATACTTTTCGGACATCGGGCTGTACAACTATGGCCGACGATTCTACGACCCAAAAACCGGCCGCTTCATCGGCCGGGATCCGATTCAGGAGAACGGAGGATTGAATTTGTATGCCTTCGTGAGAAACAACCCAATCAATAAATGGGATGATCTCGGACTCAAAGAAATCATCGAGTTGGATGCGTTCACTGTTACAGCGGCGCGGATCCGTAGTAATGGATATTCCGCGGCTGAATGGTATCTCGACTACGGCGACACAACTGTGGACTACGGTAGCGGAGACAGCAGTTCGGACGAAGGGGGTGGTTCATCGGATCCAACTCCAATTGAAACAGAGAGAAATCCGACTACTAAGAGACTGGTTGAAAAACTTCAGCAGTTGCCATGCGACAAGCGCAAGCAACTAATAGATAGAGCTGGGACTGCATTCAACAAGTGGGGAGAAATGATAGCTGAACTCACTCAAGTAATCTTTGGTGGGAAGAATGAAGCCCCTGCAGTCATCGGAGATATAGTCACGGGGAAAGCGCTAGAAGTATTTGATACACATATTTTCTCAAGTTCAGAGGCTTTGAATAGCTACTTCCAAAGTAAGATCATAGAAGAAACGATTGAGGAGATTGGCGTGATTGCGATATTCATGACGCACTCTTCCCGCGTGAATTCATCAGATCTTCCCGAATCGGTAGCACTTAGCACCGGGGCGCCAGTAGTACCAATCGTATTATTCAATCCCGAAAGTGCGACAGTAATTTCGGTTGGAGTGAAGGCAATTGAGGACAAGTCAGGTGAATTATCATCTTATAGAGGATCCTATCCAGTGCTGAGTAGTTCGCCTGGCATCGAAGTTACCTCCAGTAAGGAATTTGTTGATGCTATAATGACTGGATGCGAAAAATGA
- the smc gene encoding chromosome segregation protein SMC — MHLKALKLHGFKSFADPTTLRFEPGVTAVVGPNGCGKSNIADAIRWVLGEQSAKALRGGRMQDVIFEGADTRKPAQLCEVSLLLTECEKQLGSEFHEIEIMRRVHRDGQGEYFFNGQPCRLKDIQKLFMDTGIGRTSYSIMAQGQIDQILSSKPEERRAVFEEAAGITKYKSQRREAMQKLAMTDQNLARVADVIGEVSRQIGSLRRQAAKALRYKRLSHRLRHLALAQSGHQHGGLAGTLEQLETQVVALRAAAETRRVELQQRQSALEEKRAERSRLNQRVQEAQQATYDLRSEKEQAENQANLAQIRRTGLVERLESSQENLGELEMQLHELASQVDSGASDKQMQLTLLGSSDDVFQQRNRDLAIVEGELSKHEQELQQAKFQLLQHESTVARLRTDTTSHEIDQRTSAQRHDAMTEEIEGVRGQQAAAAAALAEVEARVEEAMVEKSRAHQEVGEAQQAISDLTKEFREAQRRLQEIDRGLAQRSARLKLLQQLQEKLEGFGEGAKAVLQGRLQDSLAGATATPIMQGLEVKPEFSRAVEALLGSAVEAIAVAEIGTAQRILAQLENEQIGAVVLRVAEVVPTGDAAARTLPAGLRPASEALGVVDENHPALALLDSCYLADDIHAFLEFWKANPSFAFLSVATRSGSLVDRRGLVYGGHRKKSSNSIMQREVDLRETARALADDQLQHDSQRQAIDALQARLAENEARLEQARQDLLLVTQSVASVQQEQRGAARSCEDIGNRLARLEHEVSSLEQARHEAEARFEKAQRGLAEANAAAEAQRERIGALEAKIVELRTNRDVKRETLAQARLELAEHRQRVEVLDRGLADMQRRSSQLSELLIQRQQEIEVWTAQVSELEQDAARQKTRSAQLAETLVVAQEQVEVIRCELVAIEQSITGVESGQLDIRNDADRAQAELNRCEIRLAEDRQRAAFIEEEVQREFQIRVGTYDWRALLWRSDDDPPDLKQLDLDEEDEDAGSHSGGSQPASAESDVATAAQSTGTASPAPARRRKKKGPRPDPTEDDLKQQESTADWVAIKAEIEALRQRLSSMGAVNLVAIEEYSELKQRYDFLKTQNDDLTNSKASLLAMIDEINQTSQKQFSVTFEQIRKNFAYTFQTLFGGGVANLDLIQTEDILESGIEITAQPPGTKLKSISLLSGGQKTLTAVALLFALYMVKPSPFCLLDELDAPLDESNIGRFTDLLKKFVDESQFIIITHNKRTVSAAQAIYGVTMEERGVSKTVSMRFNHLVGEAEAAPATIADAVRGSRAPVEAPAEVGV, encoded by the coding sequence ATGCATCTCAAGGCCCTCAAGCTTCATGGGTTCAAGTCATTCGCGGATCCAACCACGCTTCGTTTTGAACCAGGCGTCACTGCGGTTGTGGGGCCCAACGGCTGCGGCAAGTCCAACATCGCCGACGCCATCCGGTGGGTGCTGGGTGAGCAGAGCGCCAAGGCCTTGCGCGGCGGCAGGATGCAGGATGTCATTTTCGAGGGAGCCGACACCCGCAAACCCGCGCAGCTCTGCGAGGTATCCCTGCTTCTGACGGAGTGCGAGAAGCAACTCGGCAGCGAGTTTCATGAGATCGAGATCATGCGCCGGGTGCATCGCGACGGGCAGGGCGAGTATTTTTTCAACGGTCAGCCGTGCCGCCTGAAGGACATTCAGAAGCTATTCATGGACACCGGCATCGGCCGGACCTCGTACTCGATCATGGCGCAGGGGCAGATCGACCAGATCCTGTCGTCGAAACCCGAGGAACGGCGCGCGGTGTTTGAGGAGGCGGCCGGGATCACCAAGTACAAATCGCAGCGTCGCGAGGCGATGCAGAAGCTGGCGATGACCGACCAGAATCTGGCGCGCGTGGCGGATGTGATCGGTGAGGTGTCGCGGCAGATCGGCTCGCTGCGCCGGCAGGCGGCGAAGGCTTTGCGCTACAAGCGGCTCAGTCATCGTCTGCGGCACCTGGCTCTTGCCCAGTCCGGACACCAGCATGGCGGTCTCGCGGGCACGCTTGAGCAGCTTGAAACCCAGGTTGTCGCGCTGCGCGCCGCTGCTGAAACGCGTCGCGTGGAGCTGCAGCAGCGTCAGTCGGCGCTGGAGGAGAAACGCGCCGAGCGTTCGCGTCTCAATCAGCGCGTGCAGGAGGCGCAGCAGGCGACGTACGATCTTCGTTCCGAAAAGGAGCAGGCCGAGAACCAGGCCAACCTCGCGCAGATCAGGCGCACGGGTCTTGTGGAGCGGCTCGAATCCTCGCAGGAGAACCTCGGCGAACTGGAGATGCAGTTGCATGAACTGGCGTCGCAGGTCGATTCCGGCGCGAGCGACAAGCAGATGCAGCTCACGCTCCTCGGCAGTTCCGACGATGTCTTCCAGCAGCGCAACCGCGACCTCGCGATCGTCGAGGGCGAGTTGTCGAAGCACGAGCAGGAGCTGCAGCAGGCGAAGTTCCAGTTGCTCCAGCACGAGAGCACCGTGGCGCGGCTGCGCACCGACACAACCAGCCACGAGATCGACCAGCGGACCAGCGCGCAGCGCCACGACGCGATGACCGAGGAAATCGAAGGCGTGCGCGGACAGCAGGCGGCGGCCGCCGCAGCCCTCGCCGAGGTCGAGGCCCGCGTTGAGGAGGCGATGGTTGAGAAATCGCGCGCGCACCAGGAGGTCGGCGAGGCGCAGCAGGCGATCTCCGATCTGACGAAGGAATTTCGCGAGGCGCAGCGCAGGCTTCAGGAGATCGATCGCGGACTCGCCCAGCGCAGCGCCCGGTTGAAGCTGCTGCAGCAGCTTCAGGAAAAGCTGGAGGGCTTCGGCGAGGGTGCGAAGGCCGTGCTTCAGGGGAGGCTGCAGGACAGTCTCGCCGGGGCGACCGCGACACCGATCATGCAGGGACTCGAGGTGAAGCCCGAGTTTTCCAGGGCGGTCGAGGCGCTGCTGGGGTCGGCGGTGGAAGCGATTGCCGTGGCGGAAATCGGGACCGCGCAGCGGATTCTTGCGCAGTTGGAAAATGAGCAGATCGGCGCCGTTGTGCTCCGCGTGGCGGAGGTTGTCCCGACGGGCGATGCCGCCGCGCGCACGCTGCCCGCGGGACTTCGTCCAGCCAGCGAGGCGCTCGGCGTTGTCGACGAGAATCATCCGGCGCTGGCCCTGCTCGATTCCTGCTACCTTGCGGACGACATCCATGCGTTTCTTGAGTTCTGGAAGGCCAATCCCTCGTTCGCATTCCTGTCCGTGGCCACACGATCGGGCAGTCTGGTCGACCGTCGCGGTCTCGTCTACGGCGGGCACCGGAAGAAGTCGTCGAACAGCATCATGCAGCGCGAGGTGGACCTGCGCGAAACGGCGCGCGCGCTGGCGGATGATCAGCTTCAGCACGATTCGCAGCGGCAGGCCATCGACGCCCTGCAGGCGCGGCTGGCGGAGAACGAGGCGCGACTCGAGCAGGCGCGGCAGGATTTGCTGCTCGTGACGCAGAGTGTGGCGTCGGTTCAGCAGGAGCAGCGCGGCGCGGCAAGGTCCTGCGAGGACATCGGCAACCGTCTCGCTCGCCTGGAGCACGAGGTGTCATCGCTCGAGCAGGCGCGGCATGAGGCGGAGGCGAGATTTGAAAAGGCGCAGCGCGGCCTGGCGGAGGCCAACGCCGCTGCTGAAGCTCAGCGTGAGCGCATTGGCGCGCTCGAGGCGAAGATCGTTGAACTGCGCACCAATCGCGATGTGAAGCGCGAGACGCTCGCGCAGGCCCGCCTTGAACTCGCGGAGCACCGCCAGCGCGTGGAGGTGCTCGACCGCGGTCTCGCCGACATGCAGCGCCGCAGCAGCCAGCTCTCCGAGCTGCTGATTCAGCGCCAGCAGGAAATCGAGGTCTGGACCGCGCAGGTTTCCGAGCTCGAACAGGATGCCGCCCGGCAGAAGACCCGTTCCGCCCAACTGGCGGAGACTCTCGTGGTCGCGCAGGAACAGGTCGAGGTCATCCGCTGCGAGCTGGTGGCGATCGAACAATCCATCACCGGAGTCGAGTCCGGGCAGCTCGACATCCGCAATGACGCGGACCGTGCGCAGGCGGAGCTGAACCGCTGCGAAATTCGGCTGGCGGAGGACAGGCAGCGCGCGGCCTTCATCGAAGAGGAGGTGCAGCGGGAGTTCCAGATCCGCGTGGGCACGTACGACTGGCGCGCGCTGCTCTGGCGCTCGGATGACGATCCGCCCGACCTGAAGCAGCTTGACCTCGATGAAGAGGATGAGGATGCGGGCTCGCATTCGGGCGGCAGCCAGCCGGCGTCCGCAGAATCGGATGTGGCGACTGCCGCGCAGTCGACTGGGACCGCGTCTCCGGCACCGGCGCGGCGCAGGAAAAAGAAGGGTCCGCGCCCCGATCCCACCGAGGATGACCTGAAGCAGCAGGAGAGCACGGCGGACTGGGTGGCCATCAAGGCGGAGATCGAAGCGCTGCGGCAGAGGCTCTCCTCGATGGGCGCGGTCAACCTGGTCGCGATCGAGGAGTATTCCGAACTGAAGCAGCGCTATGATTTCCTGAAGACGCAGAATGACGACCTGACGAATTCAAAGGCCTCGCTCCTCGCGATGATCGATGAAATCAACCAGACCTCGCAGAAGCAGTTCTCCGTCACATTCGAGCAGATCAGGAAGAACTTCGCGTACACGTTCCAGACGCTGTTTGGCGGTGGCGTTGCGAATCTCGATTTGATCCAGACGGAGGACATTCTTGAGAGCGGGATTGAAATCACCGCGCAGCCTCCCGGCACGAAGCTCAAGAGTATCTCCCTGTTGTCCGGTGGACAGAAGACCCTGACGGCGGTCGCGCTGCTGTTTGCGCTCTACATGGTGAAGCCGTCGCCATTCTGTCTGCTCGACGAGCTCGATGCGCCGCTCGACGAATCGAACATAGGGCGGTTCACGGACCTGTTGAAGAAGTTCGTGGACGAGTCCCAGTTCATCATCATCACGCACAACAAGCGCACGGTTTCCGCGGCGCAGGCGATCTATGGCGTGACGATGGAGGAGCGCGGCGTGTCGAAGACCGTTTCGATGCGGTTCAATCACCTTGTCGGCGAGGCGGAGGCCGCTCCGGCGACGATCGCCGACGCGGTCCGCGGCTCCCGGGCCCCGGTTGAAGCACCCGCGGAAGTGGGTGTGTAG
- a CDS encoding RHS repeat protein gives MIDPADLAASRITEVYQYNAAGRRIATTDAKNQTRRVEYDLHGRVVREWGSASYPVERSYCSCGKIVELRSYRGGTGWSGATWPTATTGAYDRTTWTYGSATGLLLAKTDANSMSVTYAYDAAGRMSSRAWARGVVTNYGYDPATGQLLSTTYSDGTPGITYTYDRRGRIATVVDGVGSRTMSYTAYDQLSNEALTLTGFGTGSIAYTHDVYGRRTQSSPMMQPTGSTAFGQGVNYACAAGTGLLSSVSGPATFTYTYLANSGLPASIGGSDTKELTWAAHRDDLVSYDNRYSGGSFSAHRFEYTRDEIFRAS, from the coding sequence ATGATCGATCCCGCCGATCTGGCCGCAAGCCGCATCACCGAGGTTTACCAGTACAATGCTGCGGGGCGCCGCATCGCCACCACCGATGCGAAGAATCAGACGCGGCGCGTCGAGTATGACCTCCATGGCCGGGTTGTGAGGGAATGGGGATCGGCATCGTACCCGGTCGAGCGCAGCTACTGCTCGTGCGGAAAGATCGTTGAACTGCGCAGCTACCGGGGAGGCACGGGCTGGAGCGGCGCCACCTGGCCGACGGCGACAACCGGCGCGTATGACCGGACGACTTGGACATATGGATCGGCGACAGGGTTGCTTCTGGCGAAGACCGATGCAAACTCCATGAGCGTGACGTATGCGTATGACGCCGCCGGACGCATGAGCTCGCGCGCCTGGGCGCGCGGGGTGGTGACGAACTATGGCTACGACCCGGCCACCGGACAGCTCCTGTCGACGACCTATTCGGACGGCACACCGGGGATCACCTACACCTACGACCGACGCGGGCGCATCGCCACGGTTGTCGATGGCGTGGGCAGCCGTACAATGAGTTACACGGCTTACGATCAACTCTCCAACGAGGCGCTGACGCTGACTGGATTCGGCACAGGGTCGATTGCATACACCCATGATGTCTATGGCCGGCGGACGCAGAGCTCGCCGATGATGCAGCCCACCGGCTCAACTGCGTTCGGGCAAGGGGTGAACTACGCCTGTGCAGCGGGAACCGGGCTCCTGTCCTCGGTCAGCGGACCGGCGACATTCACCTACACGTACCTCGCGAATTCAGGGCTGCCGGCTTCGATCGGCGGAAGCGACACAAAGGAACTTACTTGGGCGGCGCACCGCGATGATCTCGTGTCTTATGACAATCGGTACAGTGGCGGGAGTTTCAGCGCGCACCGCTTCGAGTACACCCGCGATGAGATTTTTCGCGCATCGTGA